Below is a genomic region from Planctomycetaceae bacterium.
GAACAGAAACGAAGCGGAGCCGCTCAGATTTGAGCGGCTCTTTTTTTCTTGCCGCTTGCTCGACAGACGCCAGTTTATTGAAGTCGGCTCACAACCTTTCTGAGTCCCTTCTGAATTGCTGCAGGCTCCGGATCTTCAAACGGTAGTGCCTTCAGGAATTCCACCAGATCCGCTATTTCCGATTCGTTCAGGCCGCTGGTTACCCCATGTTGATCGTCCTTGTTCCATGTTGTTAACACATCGGTCAGAGTCTCTGCTTTTCCATGGTGCAGGTAAGGCCCGGATCGGTAGATGCCCAGAAGCGTTGGCGTGTCGTAGGCGGGTGCCATCAATTCTGATGGGTCGTCATGGCCGGTACCAACATCGTGCCGAACAATCTGTTCGGTCGGGCGTGGTTGCGAGTCTGTATAGAACGGGCCACTGTGGCACGACGCGCATTTTGTTCGATCTGAATGGAATAGTTGCTGGCCGCGTCGAGCAGCCTCCGAAAGCCCATTCTTCGAATGAGGACTGAGCGTGAATTTGTGTGAATTTGTATAAGCTGCCAGAGCGTCCAATGCCTTGCTTTTGCCACTGATGGGATCGCCGAGCGCATCGGGCAACGCTCCGCGCATTAGCCCCCGCCCCTGCATCAGTTGCCCGCGGACAGTGTGTTCAAAATCCTGTACCTCGTCGCGATCGGCAGACCAGTGGACAGGATGTGTCCAGCCAAGTCCCGCGAGAGGTTGAGTACTTCGCAAACCTTCTGGTTGCTGCCACGTGCGACCATCGGCGTCACCATCGGGATGACAGCTTGAGCAGGAGATCCAGTTTCTGGAAGACATCGGCTGAAGAGCTGTGTAGAAGAGCTTCTTTCCGAGAAGCGCGTCTTCGGTCAGGGGATTCTGAGTCACTTTCTCGGAAGCAATCACTTTCAGGCTGGCCGGATCAATTGCCACCACCTCGAAATCCAGTGCGTTGTACACCAGTATTGCAGCCCCGTCATTTGTGTACCGAACAGCTCGTGGATTGTTGCCCAGTGGAATCGATGCCGCATAGTCCAGTTCCGAATAGTCATCGTTGATAACCCGGCAGAGAAACATGTCGTTTGTCGCCCCAAAGATGACTGCAATTGTGCTGTCGTCCGGCGAAACGGCTGTTTCCCATGGATTTGCGGTGACTCTCGCACCTCGAATCGAATCCATCGGAACGCGAACCCGTTGCCCCGATTTTTCCCCCTGCAGCGTCGCAACCGAAACGTACGGAAAGATCGAACCGTTTCCGTGTGCAGCTGTGACTCGCGAACGAATATGAGTCAGATACGCCTTTCGTTCATTGTTCGATAACGTCACCTGCCGACACAGATTGTCTGTTGAGGCTGGTTCCCAGGACCTCTTCAGGGTCCCGTCGACTGTAGAGACCTCCACAAGTCGTGATGTTAGATATTCGGTGACAAACAGAGCGGTCGAATCCGAGTTGATTGCGATCCCGCGCGGCATGGCCCCGACAGTCCAGGCAGCATCCTGTTGCCACGTTGATGTGTTGATCCGAACGACCTGTCCGGGATACTCAAGGGTGACATAGGCAAATCGACCATCTTCGGAGCACACGACCCCATAGGGTTCGTCAAATACATTGATTTGCTGCGTCACTGTCGCCTTTTCGGCGTCAATCACGCTAACGACATCGTCCCCGTAGACGCAGCACAGAAGTTGCTTTGTTCCGGGTATCCACGCCACACCTTCCGGGTGAACACCAACCGGAACTTCCGAAATTTTCTTCATCTCAGGCCAGGACAGTATGGTTACGGAACCACTGTCGCGGTTCGAACATGCGATCAGTGTGTTGCTGCTGTCGATCGCCAGAAGACTATTTGACTGGCCAGCCTGAACCCGCGAAGAAACGCCGCAGGTCAAGGGCAGGATTAAGCCCAGCATGAACAGACGGAGGAAA
It encodes:
- a CDS encoding c-type cytochrome — translated: MSRTFPTGDFTMCPRFLRLFMLGLILPLTCGVSSRVQAGQSNSLLAIDSSNTLIACSNRDSGSVTILSWPEMKKISEVPVGVHPEGVAWIPGTKQLLCCVYGDDVVSVIDAEKATVTQQINVFDEPYGVVCSEDGRFAYVTLEYPGQVVRINTSTWQQDAAWTVGAMPRGIAINSDSTALFVTEYLTSRLVEVSTVDGTLKRSWEPASTDNLCRQVTLSNNERKAYLTHIRSRVTAAHGNGSIFPYVSVATLQGEKSGQRVRVPMDSIRGARVTANPWETAVSPDDSTIAVIFGATNDMFLCRVINDDYSELDYAASIPLGNNPRAVRYTNDGAAILVYNALDFEVVAIDPASLKVIASEKVTQNPLTEDALLGKKLFYTALQPMSSRNWISCSSCHPDGDADGRTWQQPEGLRSTQPLAGLGWTHPVHWSADRDEVQDFEHTVRGQLMQGRGLMRGALPDALGDPISGKSKALDALAAYTNSHKFTLSPHSKNGLSEAARRGQQLFHSDRTKCASCHSGPFYTDSQPRPTEQIVRHDVGTGHDDPSELMAPAYDTPTLLGIYRSGPYLHHGKAETLTDVLTTWNKDDQHGVTSGLNESEIADLVEFLKALPFEDPEPAAIQKGLRKVVSRLQ